From Schizosaccharomyces pombe strain 972h- genome assembly, chromosome: II, the proteins below share one genomic window:
- a CDS encoding GTPase-activating protein — protein sequence MENPSPTRTTNLQRIRSLYRLQEDKNNLNIPEPINGKVQEIDTKESLENVDRYGNYRSDFNVNNLGFYKVSKDPTLDKPNPAKRLGNKLIGHDDMLKYVDESIFMVVPGESHDRNEISAKELSRIQKWKSMCSIHLVSGNQLHSFRKTRKLILRTFKGIPDCWRSIAWWSFLVDSLPDKKLIDKYYQLNEQICDYDVQIDLDVPRTAATHFLFRKRYIGGQRLLFRVLHAVALYIPRVGYVQGMASIAATLLIYYPEEQAFIMMVNLLENRGMGDLFSSGFDTLLKAFDMLKHELSFTQSGRHLAEIGAEPSAFATRWYLTVFHQCVPFHTQLRIWDLLFLLGGSKGQTVRLLQATSLAVIQGMWDTLIDADFEVVMQALSGVIPIQNDNALLARIQLFWEKMPSENSSKSKRN from the coding sequence ATGGAAAACCCTTCCCCAACTAGAACAACCAATTTGCAACGAATTCGGTCGTTGTACAGGTTACAAGAAGACaagaataatttaaatataccAGAACCTATTAATGGAAAAGTTCAAGAAATCGATACAAAAGAGTCATTGGAAAATGTGGATCGTTACGGAAACTATCGCTCAGACTTTAATGTTAATAATTTAGGGTTCTATAAAGTTAGTAAAGACCCAACATTAGATAAACCAAACCCTGCCAAACGTCTTGGCAATAAATTAATCGGCCATGATGACATGCTGAAGTACGTTGATGAAAGCATCTTCATGGTTGTTCCCGGCGAGTCGCATGACCGCAACGAAATATCAGCTAAAGAGCTTTCCCGTATTCAAAAATGGAAATCGATGTGTTCAATACACCTCGTTTCCGGTAATCAGCTCCATTCTTTTCGAAAAACTCGTAAGTTAATTTTACGTACATTTAAGGGGATTCCAGATTGTTGGCGATCTATTGCGTGGTGGTCCTTTCTTGTGGATTCTCTTCCTGATAAAAAACTGATTGACAAGTATTACCAATTGAACGAGCAGATTTGTGACTATGATGTTCAAATTGACCTAGATGTTCCCAGAACAGCTGCTACACATTTCTTATTCCGAAAACGCTACATTGGAGGGCAACGTTTACTATTTAGAGTTCTTCATGCTGTAGCTCTCTATATACCTCGTGTTGGATACGTTCAAGGAATGGCTTCTATTGCTGCGACCTTGCTCATTTACTATCCCGAAGAACAAGCATTTATAATGATGGTAAATTTATTGGAAAATAGAGGCATGGGGGACTTGTTTTCTTCCGGGTTTGATACACTTTTAAAGGCTTTTGACATGCTTAAGCATGAGTTAAGTTTTACACAATCAGGCAGACATCTGGCGGAAATTGGAGCAGAACCATCTGCTTTTGCTACACGTTGGTATCTCACTGTTTTTCATCAATGCGTGCCCTTCCATACTCAATTACGTATATGGGATCTCCTGTTTTTATTAGGTGGAAGCAAAGGTCAAACTGTCAGGTTATTGCAAGCCACTTCTCTTGCGGTTATACAAGGAATGTGGGACACGCTAATTGATGCAGACTT